A DNA window from Parus major isolate Abel chromosome 9, Parus_major1.1, whole genome shotgun sequence contains the following coding sequences:
- the LOC117244853 gene encoding putative SCAN domain-containing protein SCAND2P, translating to MCSCVMLRGSSCALNLLFGMTAFDRNTRIIRPSKKLQPCLGDPACICRVPVSAPCAGRWGTCAPRAARLSAMAQPVPLAALTARQRPLLSPASAPRPFRASPRSGAGPSAFPSRLQGRTQAGTRPSAHGAEPRRPGGVWLCYRRAPLGTAVPVPVPALPALPPPLRPLRARARALPSPGAAARGRTSGSSAGTGTHRAALLRRTCCRIRPF from the coding sequence ATGTGTTCATGTGTTATGTTAAGAGGCAGTTCTTGCGCTTTAAATCTACTGTTCGGAATGACAGCTTTTGACCGCAACACCCGTATTATTCGCCCTTCCAAGAAACTGCAGCCCTGCCTTGGGGACCCGGCCTGTATTTGCCGAGTTCCCGTGTCTGCCCCGTGTGCCGGGCGCTGGGGCACCTGCGCTCCCCGGGCCGCTCGGCTGTCGGCGATGGCACAGCCTGTGCCGCTTGCCGCCCTCACTGCCAGGCAGCGGCCCCTGCTCTCCCCCGCCAGCGCCCCGCGCCCGTTCCGCGCCTCCCCGCGCTCCGGAGCGGGGCCCAGCGCCTTCCCTTCCCGGCTCCAGGGCCGCACACAGGCCGGGACCCGTCCCAGCGCCCACGGGGCCGAGCCCAGGCGGCCCGGCGGCGTTTGGCTCTGTTACCGCCGGGCACCGCTCGGGacagctgtccctgtgcctgtaCCTGCCCTGCCCGCGCTCCCTCCGCCGCTCCGTCCCCTGAGGGCCCGGGCTCGCGCCCTGCCCTCACCGGGAGCCGCCGCGCGCGGCCGCACGTCCGGGAGCTCTGCGGGGACGGGAACCCACCGAGCCGCGCTCCTCCGCCGAACGTGCTGCCGAATCCGCCCTTTCTAA